The Acidobacteriota bacterium DNA window ATCCATCCCGGCACGCTGGTGTGCTTGCGGAGATGGCGGGGTCGAGTGCTGCGGTGGTCGGGCTCCGTCAGAGCGTGGCCGGCGCGGCATCGGCGCCCTTTCCCGTGCTCATCCTGGGCGAGAGCGGCAGCGGCAAGGAACTGGTGGCCAAGTCCATTCATGCGGCGAGCGACCGCCGCGGGCGGCGTTTCTGTGCCGTCAATTGCGCGGCCCTGCCAGACGAACTCTGTGAATCCGAGTTGTTCGGGCACACCAGGGGAGCCTTTACGGGCGCAGCGGCCGAGCGGGCGGGCCTGTTCGAGGAGGCCGACGGGGGCACGCTCCTGCTCGACGAGGTCGGTGAGTTATCGCTGCGTGCTCAGGCGAAGCTGCTTCGCGTGATCCAGGAGGGCGAGGTTCGTCGTCTTGGCGAAAATGTCCATCGCCGCGTAAATGCGCGCATCCTCGCCGCCTCGAACAGGGCGCTTCGGGAAGAAGCGGACGCGGGGCGATTTCGGCGCGATCTGCTGTTTCGACTCGACGTCATCCGGATTCGTGTTCCGCCGCTTCGTGATCGGCCCGAAGACATTCCGTGTCTGGTCGCGCAGATCTGGAGAAAAGCGCGCGAGGGCGTCGCCAGCCGCGCGGAGCTCTCGCAGGGGGCCATCGAAGCATTGGCGCGCTATCACTGGCCCGGCAACGTCCGGGAATTGCAGAACGTGTTGTTTGCGCTTGCCGCGTTTGCGCCGCGCTCAGGTCGTGTCGGGCCGGATCGGCTTCCCGGCCACATCAAGGGGGAGTGGGCGACCGTGTCCCAGGCGCAGACGCTCGAAGATGGGCGGCGGGAGTTCGAGCGCCGATTTGTTCGTGAAGCGCTTGTGCGCGCGGGAGGGCGGCCAACGCGTGCGGCGGAGCAACTGGGTGTCACGCGTCAGGGCCTGGCAAAGCTGCTGGCCCGGCTCGAAATCAAGGCCGGGCCAGACGTGGTGGAAGGCGGCGCGTGACTACTGGACGCTCACAACACCGATGACCGGCGTCATCAGGTACTTCCCGTTGCCGGTCTTGTGAATCGACTTGTCACCGTCGAAATCCAGGAGAATCGTCGTCGCGGCGCCGGTGGGCACGGTGAACTCGCGGTTCAGTTTCAACGTGCCGGAGGCGACGGTCACCGGCATGGGGTCCGACATCGCCGACCACGGTGCCAAATCGGTCGCGCACGCGACCTCGGGCGCCGTCCCGGTCGTGTAGATTGTCGCGCCCGAAACCGTCAGCCGCAGCTGGGTGTAGTGCCCGGCCGTGAGCGAGTCGGTCGCCAGGAGATCGGTGGCGGCCTCGAGCTTTTTCAGATCGCAGGTGAGCCCAGTGGCGTCGCCCGCAAACGACAGGGTCTTCCATTCGCCGTCGGTCGCGTCGCTGCCGCTCATGTGTACGCTGACTTCCGAGAACGTGACCAGGACAGCCGTGGCCTCGCTGAACGGGCTGTCCTTGATGCTCACCGACAGCGTGCCGATGCCGGCTGAACTGGTGCCAGTCGTGCCGGAGGTCGGTCCTGAGCCTGACGCCGCGCCGGACACGCCGCTGACGCTAGTGGCGGCAGTCGGACTCGTAGTGTTTCCCGAGCACGCCACGATCACAACCGCCACCGGAAAGATCCAGAGAAGATGATGAAGTCCGAACCGTTTCCACATGCTTGTATCCTCCTGAGCAGACACCCGCGACTGCATTGGCGAAGACAGCCGCACCGCCAGTCATGACTAAATGCAAGCCACACGCCATCGTTGGCCCGGACACCCACCGAAGTCAATAGAAGCTAAGTTGTTGCCATGGCGGAGGTTAGTCAGTAACCGAGAAGACGGGCGCGCGTCTCGTCCGACGAAGATCGTCGCTCGCAATGACAGCACTGGCGGTTGTTACACGGGCCTGAGGCGATTGCTACACAGGCCGGGCCAGACGTGCTGGGTGGCGGGACGGGTGGTCTATGATAGACACCCATGTGGCGCTATCTGGCTCGCCGTCTTCTTCTGACGATCCCGGTCCTGGTCGGCGTCGCAACACTCGTGTTTCTGCTGATCCACCTGGTGCCAGGCGATCCTGCGCAATCGATGCTCGGAGAAGGCGCGGCGCCTCAGGAGGTGGCCGCCCTCCGTTCGAAACTCGGCCTCGACCTGCCGCTGCCCGTGCAGTTCGGCCGCTTCATCAGCGGCCTGGTGCGCGGTGATCTCGGCACATCGTTGCGCACGGGCGATCCGGTGGCTTCCTCGATTGCGAGCCGCATGCCGGCGACCGCTGAACTGGCCCTTGCGGCGATGCTGGTCGCGCTGCTGATCGCCGTGCCCCTGGGCGTAGCGGCGGCGGTCTGGAAAGGCACGCTGATCGATCAGGCGGCGATGACGTTTGCCCTGGCCGGCATCTCCATCCCGAATTTCTGGCTGGGTCCGATGATGGCCATCCTGTTTGCGATTGAGCTGGGATGGCTCCCGGTCTCGGGAAGAGGCACACTTGCCCACCTGGTCCTGCCATCGGTGACGCTTGGTGCCGCGTTGGCGGCCATCCTGGCCCGGATGACCAGGGCCAGCCTGCTCGATGAACTTCACCAGCTGTACGTTCTCGCCTCACGGGCCCGCGGTGCATCGCGTTCCCGCGCGATCTGGGTTCACGCGTTTCGCAACAGTCTCGTGCCGGTGGTCACCATTGTCGGCCTGCAATTCGGATCGCTGCTGACGGGCGCCATCATCACCGAGACGATCTTTTCGTGGCCCGGCGTCGGACGGCTGCTGATCCAATCGATCAACTTCCGCGACTACCCGATGGTGCAGGGGTGCATTCTCCTGATTGCCATCACCTACGTGATGGTCAATCTCGTGACGGACCTGGTCTACGGGTGGCTCGATCCGCGGATCAGACTCGTGTAGCGCTTCGACTCGCAATTGCCGCTGCGGGTTCTTGCGAGGTGATTCGGTGACAGACACTCGCTCAGCACCAGGTCCTGAGCGAATGCGTTCTTCGGCGAGTTGATGAGTCGAGTGACCTGGGAGGTCTCAGGCGATGCCACGTGTCGGAGCCATTATCGTGCTGGTCACCATTCTGGCGGCCCTGATCGGACCGTTCGTGGTGCCGTATGCTCCGGCAGACCAGTCGCTTGCCGATCGCCTGGCGCGTCCGTCGATGAGCCATCCGCTCGGCTTGGACGAGCTTGGCCGCGATGTGCTGTCGCGCGTGCTGGCGGGGGCGCGCATTTCGCTGCTGGTGGGGCTCTTCGTCGTCGGGGCGTCGGCTGGAATCGGTACGATCCTCGGATCGGCAGCGGGGTACTGCGGCGGGTGGATTGACGAGAGTATCAGCCGCATCATCGACATCCTGATGGCATTTCCAGGCATTCTGCTGGCGATCGCGCTGGTGGCCGTGCTCGGTCCGAGCCTCACCAACGTGGTCGTCGCGCTCGCGTCGATCGGCTGGGTGGGGTACGCCCGGCTCGTGCGCGGGCAGGTGCTGCGCGCGCGGGAGTTCGAGTTCGTGCAGGCGGCACGCGCACTGGGTGCCCCGGTGTCGAGGGTGATTGGACGCCATCTGCTTCCGTCAGTGATGGCGCCCGTCATCGTTCAGGCGAGTCTGGGCATGGCGGGCGCGATCATCGCCGAGGCGTCGCTGAGCTTTCTGGGGCTTGGCGTCCAGCCACCGACGGCGAGCTGGGGCACGATGCTCGCCGGGGGGCGAGCGCACCTGCTGGACGCCCCGCATCTGACGATCTTTCCTGGCGTCGCAATTGCTCTGCTCGTGCTGGGATTCAACTTCCTGGGCGACGGGTTGCGCGATGCGCTCGATCCTCAACGTTCCCAAGCGCATGAGCGCTGACCTGCGGAACCATTGCGTATGACGGACACGGCGGCCTGTGCCGCGAGCAATCGCCTTGCGAGCTGCGACCTCCTGGTCCGCTACGTGAAGACGGATGGCTGCGACGAGGGAGCCTTTGCTCAACTGCGCCCGCAGTTGACGCCCGACGAACTGGCCCGCGCCGCCCGTTTTCACTTTGCAAGAGACCGGGTCGCGTTTGCGGTCGGCCACGTGCTTGTTCGGAGGACGCTTTCAGAACAGACTTCTGCGCCGCCGTCCGGCTGGTCATTCGTTTCGAACGCCCACGGCAAGCCGGAGGTGCAGCCCTCGGCGGGGGGAACGCCGTGGCGTTTCAACATCTCGCACTGCGCCGGGATGGTGATGACCGGGTTCGCGCGTGATCGCGACATCGGCGTGGACGTGGAGTCGGCGGACCGATTTCGCGCAGGCCTTGAAATTGCCCGCTTCTGCTTTGCTCCGGAGGAGGTGCGGGCGATCGAGTCGGCGTCGGAACACGAGCGGCGAACGACGTGCGCGGCCGTCTGGACGCTGAAGGAGGCCTACATCAAGGCCCGGGGCCTGGGATTGACGATCCCGCTCGCCGATTTCGCGATCGACCTCGGCTCGATGCGCATCTGGTTCTCAGCGCGGATCGCGGACCAGGCCGACTGCTGGCTCTTGTGGCGCGATCAGGTCGGCCGGTCACACATGCTGGCCGTCGCGGCCAGACGACGGCCGGACGAGCAGCTCAGGATGCGCGTCGAGGAGGTCGCACTGGAGTCGTTGTGGTCGATAAGTCCTGCCGGCGGCGCCCAATTCACTGAATCTGTCGTTGGAGATCGAGCAGGGCGGGATGGCGCGGGTTCTGTTCGAGACCGCGCGCGATAGTGGCCCGGGCTGCCTTCACGTCCCCAAGCCTGAACTCGGCCGTCGCCAGTCGCACTACCAGGGCGGGGGCGGGCGTGATGTCCGCCGCCCGGTGCCACGCTCGTATGGCCTCCCGCGGATCCCCCAGTCGCTGACACGTATCGCCGAGACGTTCCAGCACCGCCGCGCGCGTCTGGCCCGATTCCGGCGTGAGCGCCGCCCACCGCTCGAGCGACGTGCGAACCGCCGGAAGCCGGCCGAGCCGCTCCGACACGTCCGCCAGCATCAGCAGTGTGGCGGGACGCGCGGGCAGCAGGTCCGCCGACTTCTGAAAGGCGGCGGCCGCCCCTGCCAGGTCGCCCGAGAGCATCAACGACCGTCCGTAGAGCGCCAGCGCGTCTCCCGACACGCGCGGGCCGCGCGTCAGCGGCTCGAGCGCCTCGATGGCCTTACGCAGCGCGACCCGGTCGCCCCGCGGCTGGGCCGCATCAAGCCACACTGACCCCAGCGTCAGGTAGATGACGGCATTGTCCGGGTAACGCTCAGCCGCGCGTCCGAGCACCCCAACCGCAATGTCGGTTCGCCCGACCCGAGCGTAGGCCCGTGCCACGGCGGCCTGCCGCTCCGGCCGCTCCGGCTCCAACGTCGCGATCGCCTCGAGCTGAACAATCGCGTCGCGGGGGCGCCCGAGCCTCGTGTAGAGGTCTGCCAGCGCCTCTCTCGGTGCAATCAACCCAGGAGACAGGCGGGTGGCCTGTTCCAGGGCGTGCAGAGCCTCGGCGGGCTGATTCTGCGCCTTGAGACAGAGACCAAGCAGATAGTGTGCCTCCGCGAGGCGCTCGTCGAGTGCGACGGCTTTCCGAAGGGACAGGATCGCTCCGCTCGGATTGCCGGACCTGAACTGGGCCAGACCGAGCTTATAGAACACATGCGGATTACGGTCGTCGACGTCGACAAACTGGCGGTAGCCTTCGACGGCCTTGACGTAGCGCTCGAGGCTGTAGTTGACATCGCCGAGCAGTTCGGCAGGCCGTTCCGCAGCCGGGTCGAGTCGTGACGCGATCCTGAGGTCCTTCAACGCGTTGCCGAGATCCCCGCGCCGCCGATAGGTCTCGCCGCGCCTGAGGTACGCAATCATCGAGTCGCCCTTGAGGGCGAGCGCGCCGCTGTAGGCCTCGATGGCGGTATCGGTCTGGTCGGCCGCCAACGCCGCGTCCCCGCGTCCGAGCAACTGCTGGTAATCGCGCTCCCTGACGACTGCCGCCCAGACGGCAATCGACAGCCCCCCCAGCAGGGTGACGACCAGTACCACGCCAATCCAGCTGCGCCCCATGTCGAGTCTATGGTAACAGGAGAGGGAACTTTTGCCGGGGTTTCGTGTCTAAGCTTTACAGGACACAGGGTTTTTGCCGAGGCCCGCGATTGTCGTGCCAAGGTACCTGACAGGGAACAGGGAACTTGCTATAGTTCACGGAGACACAATTGTGGCCGAGGAACTATCAGTGAAACACGCGCCTGCCCTGGGTTGGTCTGACGTCGCGGATCGCGATGCGATCCTGGTGCGCCGGTGCACCAGCGGAGATGATGACGCGTGTGCGACTCTGGTGGCGGATCACCAGCGCATGGTCTTCCAGCTGGCGCTGCATCTGCTGGGTGATTATGAGGACGCGCGGGATCTTTCGCAGGACGTGTTCTTCCAGGTGTTCCGCATGCTTGGCCGGTTCAGGTGCCAATCTGCCTTGCGGACGTGGATCTATCGCATCGTCATTAACCAGGCCCGCAATCGGCAACGCTGGTGGCGGCGGCGCCACCGTTCCGAACAGGTGTCGCTTGATGCGCACCTGGAGCAGCACGGCGACCGCGCACTGACCGACTCCGGGGCGGGACCGGACGGACTGCTCAGACGGAAGGAAACCGCATCGAAAGTCTGGCACGCGCTGGACGCCTTGCCGTTCGACCAACGGACGGCGGTGGTGCTTCGAGAGATTGATGGATTGAGTTACGAGGAGATCGCGTTCTCGCTCGGTGTGGCGGTAGGAACAGTGAAGTCGCGGCTGACTCGCGGACGCGAGGCGTTGAGGGTTCGGCTGCGTGAGGCGAGGGCGGTATGAACAGGCTGTCGTGCGGTGCGGTGGGGCGCCAGTTGTCGGCGTTTCACGACGGCGAACTGCCACTTGAGGAGCGGATTGCGATTGAAGCGCATCTGCGTGGATGTCAGGCGTGCGAACGCAAGACGGGAGATCTGCGGGAACTGGGCGAGTTGGTGCGGCTGGGGTCGGCCGAGGTGTCCGAGCGTCTGAGCGGCGATCTCGACGGGTTGCAGGCCGACATCCTGAATCGTCTCCGGGTCGAGCGCGAGGAGACCATTCCTGCCCAGGTGTCGCGGGCGTTTGTCGATATGCGTCTTGGTTTTGCGGCCGTGGGATCGACGCTGGCGACGGTCGTCTCGATTCTGCTGATGTTCGGCATGCTGTATTTCGGTCCCCGGAGCGAGCGGTCGGACTCGCTGGCTGGTCTGATGGAGACGCTTGGCGCCCCATCGGTTGGCAGCGATGCGGGCATGCTGCTGCCTCGCTCGGCCGGCGCCGGGATGGTGGCTGACGGCGTCTTCAACGAAGAGGATGCCGCGTTGGCACTCTCGGCGGTCGTGACGCGTGGGGGACGGCTCAAGAATCTGGAAGCGGTGCTCTCTGAACAACCGACGGTCGCCGATCGCGATCGCGTGCTGCGGTTGCTCGATCAGTTGTCGCGCGCGCAGTTCGAACCGGCGCGTGTCGGCGGGGAGGCCATTGCCGTCAGGACGGTGTGGCTGTTCGCGCACACGACGGTGCGCGGCAAGATGCCGCTCACGCCGAAACAGAGCGGCGCGCCTCGCGTGCAGGTGGTGATGGGGTAGAACCCCTATTTCGCCGGCTGTCCAGGCTGTTCCACCTTCAATGTCGCGACGTTGTTCAGAGCATCTGACGCTCTGATGACGGTCCGGCCGATCGCCCCAGCGTCGATTCTCAGTCCATAGCGTGCGTGAGTGCCGTCGCCGATGCCATCGGTGGGCAGGAGCGTCTGCCACGGGCTCGCGTCCACGGAGTACTCGACACGGTCGATGGCCGAATGCGAATCGCGGACATCGATGACCACCGCGGCCTGCGCCCCGTCGCGCGACACGCTCACCACCGAGATCGCGGGCGGGGTATTGTCGATGTCGATCGCGTCGCTCTCGAGCGATCCGGTCAGGAAGCTCCCCTCGGGGTTGTCCAGCCGATCGCTCGCGACCACCCTGATGAGATACGTGCCATCGGACACCGACGTCGTATCCCATGTCAGCACCTGATCACTGGTCGCGCGTCGGAGCAGCGTCCATCCCGGCGACTCCACACGACGAAAGAAGATGTCGTAGCTCAGTCGGTCATCGTTCTCATCTTCAGCCTTCCAGATGAAGGTCTGCAGCCCCTTCTGATAGATCTTCCGTCCCAGCGCCGGACCCGCTTCTGGCGAGGGCGGGGGAGCCGTGCCCAGGGGCAGTGAGTAGATCGGAAGCCGGGAGTCGGCTGCGGAATCGGCGATGCCCGCGAATTCAGGTTCGCCCGTCGGGAACGGACGTTGATGCACCATGCCGGGCGGCAGTGCCGAGATCGAAAGGACGTGAGGCCGCGCATTGCGTTGCCGGTATCCGATCTTCACCAGCGCCAGCGCGGGCCCAGGCGCGTCGGCTGCGGGTGCCGACAGGACCGCCTTCCACTGGAAGTAGCGCGCTGCGGGGTTCTGGACGGCGTCGCCTTCAGCCCGGGCGTACGGACCCGACCATGCGCTCCAGGTGTCGTCAGGAGCCGACGTGTTCCCGGATCGCGTGAACATCTGGACGCGCGCCGTGCCGCTGGTCTGGGCGCGCCAGCTCAATGTGCCCCACACCGCGGCCATGCCGGCATCCTTCACATCCGACATGTAGGTGCCTTCGGCTGCCCGATCACCGGTGAGCACATAGACCTTGGCCGGGTTCGACGTGGCGTAGTAGCGGGCCTGACCCGAGGCGAGCAGGGCCGTCACCTGCTGCCCGCCGAACCTGGTGACGAGCGTCGTGCGGGCAGGATTTCCCGCAACGCGAAACAACTTGCCGCCGTTGCCCGTCGCGATCGTGACGGCGCCGTCCTTCTCCACGCAGATGTCGAACGGAATGTCGTCTTTCGATTCCCAGACAATCTCGACGCCGCCCTCGTTGTCGATGCGGTACACGGCCCCCTTCGAGGCGGTCTTGTCCTGCGGCCGGCCTCCCGCAGCGCTGGGCTGGCCTGTGGACGTGGGGGAGTCGACCACGGTGATCGAGACGACCTCGGTCGACACTGACGCGCTGGTCGGAGCCTTTGGTTCGTCGGCCGCCGGAACCGCCGGCGATCGATCGTCGCCACCCGAACTCTTGCCGTTGACGGCGGCCGCATAGACTTCTCCGCCGGCTCCGACGCGCAGAGCGCGCATTTCTCGGAACGGCGAGTCCACCAGCGCGAAGGCTTTCCCCGCCGGGTCGATGCGCAGTACGCGTCCGGGCGAATCGGTCGCGGCGAGCAACTGTCCGCTTCGATCGAAGACGAGCGAGGTGACGTGTTTGGTTTGTGTCCGGTAGAACACTTCGCCCTTGCCGGCTGCGGTGACGCGATAGATCGTGCCCTTGTCGCCCGTGCCGACATAGAGCCGTCCCTGTCCATCGAGAGCCAGCGACCAGATGTACTTGTCATCCGGATCGAAATACACCGTCGCGCGGCCAGCCGTATCGACGCGGTAGACCTTGCCGTCCGGAGAGGTCGCGACCATGAGCGCGCCGTCAGGAGCCGCGAGAATGGCATGAACTTCGAGTTCCTTCGCCTTGAAGAACTCCGTGGCCTTGCCGCTGGCGTCGATTCTCCAGACCTGGCCATCGTTGCCGCTGCCTGCGAAGACGGCGCCCTCGGGTCCCGCCACCAGGGTCCAGATAAAGGGCACGGTCGCCTCGTACACCGTCTTGACGATGGGTCCGAGGACGAGGCGTCCCGCATCTTCGATCGACAACCCGTCGACTTCGCCCTTCAGCAGGTCGGCCTGCGTCGACACCTGCCAGAAACGGGCCGAGGTGGCATGGCTGGTGGCCGCCGAGAACGTCACCAGAGCGGCCAACGCGACGAACCGCATCGGGGCACGAAGCCTCATCTTCACGGGTGAACCTTTCGCGTATATTCGCATCATGGCCGTTGCTTGCGGCCATCGAGCACCAGCGTGAGCGTGCGTTGTCCCGAGACCGCCAGCGAGGTTCGGATGTCCCAGGCGCCAAGCGTGGATTGCTGGAGGGACGTGCCTCCGCCGCCCGCCCGATCGCTGTCCATCACACTGAGCACTGACGAGGGCAGGCCGGGCAGCGCTTCGCTGGCGACGATCGCCCCGAGGTTGCGCCCGAGGAGTCTGACATACACGCGGTTGTTGTGCCGTGTGTCATTGAGCCGGCGGATCAGCGCGGCTGCCGAATCCGGTCCGATCGACGGCCGGCCGTCGCGCGCCTCCCACTGGGCGAGCCTGGGGCCGTCGCTGACGAGCAAGGTGAGCGAATCGTCCACGTTGAGCGGGATCGGGATCGGAACGGTGTGCAGCACGTCTTCGCCCCGCCAGGTGCGGAGCAGAATCTTAAGTGGCACCGTTCGCCCGGAGCGGATCGCGGCGGCATCGATCCACACGCGCTCGATCGTCGCTGTCTGGGGCCGCTCGGTGGATTCAATCGACAGGTTGATTGACTCGATGTCGACCCGTTCACGATCGTTGTTCAGCAGGGCGGCAATCGGCGCCACGACCGCCGCCGCCGCGGTCACCCCCGGCTGATCGCCGACGTACATCTCGTCCAGTTCGACATCGGCCTGTCCGCGAACGACCGTCTGGCCCCGCACCGCATACGTCTCGGCGCCGAAATCGCGCTCGTGCGACGAAAACGTGTTGAACAGCGCCGTGTAGACGAGCAGGGGCGTCAACAGCGGATCCTCGGCCACCTGGAACGTAAACGATCGCCGGGGACGCCCGGCGTGATCGAGCGCGACATTCACGGTGATGGTGCGAGGACCCGGGCCGAGCGCGCCCGAAACCGCCGTCGCGCGGTCCTGCTGGATCGTGCCGACGACTTCGCCGATCGACGACAGTTTGATCGAACTGAGCAGGCTGGGCAGCACGGTGTGGACGAAGGCCCGCGTCATCGGAAACCGCGCCGGACCGACGTTGTAGAAGGGGTGACCGAATGCATAGACGCGATCGCCGTCGACCTCGGTCACCGTGCCGGTCGCGCCGAGACTCAAGTCGCCCGATATCAACCCGACGCCTATCGGATCGCCCGGCCGCAGAGGAGCCGCCGAACCCTGCCGCGTCGCTGCTGTGGCAGTCGTCGCGCCCGCGGCACCCGGAGCGAGGATGAGGCCGGCTTGCGAGAATAGATTCAGGATCGGTTGAATGGCTTTCTCATCGAACCCACCGACCACGAGTGGCGTGGCAATCGGTCTGAGAGCGGTGGCCGTCCGGCTGTCGTACGCGCCCGCCGGACCGCTGTACGAGACGTGCGCGGCGGATGCGGCAAACGGCGCGACGGGGCTGAGCGCGTGCTCGAAGGTCGCCGCCATCCCGGCCAATGGCATCACCGCGAGCGGCCGACGCAGTTGCGCCGCCGCTCCCGCGTCTCGTCCCGTCGTCGCGGCAATCATCTCC harbors:
- a CDS encoding DUF4382 domain-containing protein; the protein is MWKRFGLHHLLWIFPVAVVIVACSGNTTSPTAATSVSGVSGAASGSGPTSGTTGTSSAGIGTLSVSIKDSPFSEATAVLVTFSEVSVHMSGSDATDGEWKTLSFAGDATGLTCDLKKLEAATDLLATDSLTAGHYTQLRLTVSGATIYTTGTAPEVACATDLAPWSAMSDPMPVTVASGTLKLNREFTVPTGAATTILLDFDGDKSIHKTGNGKYLMTPVIGVVSVQ
- a CDS encoding ABC transporter permease, which codes for MWRYLARRLLLTIPVLVGVATLVFLLIHLVPGDPAQSMLGEGAAPQEVAALRSKLGLDLPLPVQFGRFISGLVRGDLGTSLRTGDPVASSIASRMPATAELALAAMLVALLIAVPLGVAAAVWKGTLIDQAAMTFALAGISIPNFWLGPMMAILFAIELGWLPVSGRGTLAHLVLPSVTLGAALAAILARMTRASLLDELHQLYVLASRARGASRSRAIWVHAFRNSLVPVVTIVGLQFGSLLTGAIITETIFSWPGVGRLLIQSINFRDYPMVQGCILLIAITYVMVNLVTDLVYGWLDPRIRLV
- a CDS encoding ABC transporter permease, with protein sequence MPRVGAIIVLVTILAALIGPFVVPYAPADQSLADRLARPSMSHPLGLDELGRDVLSRVLAGARISLLVGLFVVGASAGIGTILGSAAGYCGGWIDESISRIIDILMAFPGILLAIALVAVLGPSLTNVVVALASIGWVGYARLVRGQVLRAREFEFVQAARALGAPVSRVIGRHLLPSVMAPVIVQASLGMAGAIIAEASLSFLGLGVQPPTASWGTMLAGGRAHLLDAPHLTIFPGVAIALLVLGFNFLGDGLRDALDPQRSQAHER
- a CDS encoding 4'-phosphopantetheinyl transferase superfamily protein, giving the protein MTDTAACAASNRLASCDLLVRYVKTDGCDEGAFAQLRPQLTPDELARAARFHFARDRVAFAVGHVLVRRTLSEQTSAPPSGWSFVSNAHGKPEVQPSAGGTPWRFNISHCAGMVMTGFARDRDIGVDVESADRFRAGLEIARFCFAPEEVRAIESASEHERRTTCAAVWTLKEAYIKARGLGLTIPLADFAIDLGSMRIWFSARIADQADCWLLWRDQVGRSHMLAVAARRRPDEQLRMRVEEVALESLWSISPAGGAQFTESVVGDRAGRDGAGSVRDRAR
- a CDS encoding tetratricopeptide repeat protein, producing the protein MGRSWIGVVLVVTLLGGLSIAVWAAVVRERDYQQLLGRGDAALAADQTDTAIEAYSGALALKGDSMIAYLRRGETYRRRGDLGNALKDLRIASRLDPAAERPAELLGDVNYSLERYVKAVEGYRQFVDVDDRNPHVFYKLGLAQFRSGNPSGAILSLRKAVALDERLAEAHYLLGLCLKAQNQPAEALHALEQATRLSPGLIAPREALADLYTRLGRPRDAIVQLEAIATLEPERPERQAAVARAYARVGRTDIAVGVLGRAAERYPDNAVIYLTLGSVWLDAAQPRGDRVALRKAIEALEPLTRGPRVSGDALALYGRSLMLSGDLAGAAAAFQKSADLLPARPATLLMLADVSERLGRLPAVRTSLERWAALTPESGQTRAAVLERLGDTCQRLGDPREAIRAWHRAADITPAPALVVRLATAEFRLGDVKAARATIARGLEQNPRHPALLDLQRQIQ
- a CDS encoding sigma-70 family RNA polymerase sigma factor, with protein sequence MKHAPALGWSDVADRDAILVRRCTSGDDDACATLVADHQRMVFQLALHLLGDYEDARDLSQDVFFQVFRMLGRFRCQSALRTWIYRIVINQARNRQRWWRRRHRSEQVSLDAHLEQHGDRALTDSGAGPDGLLRRKETASKVWHALDALPFDQRTAVVLREIDGLSYEEIAFSLGVAVGTVKSRLTRGREALRVRLREARAV
- a CDS encoding anti-sigma factor, which codes for MNRLSCGAVGRQLSAFHDGELPLEERIAIEAHLRGCQACERKTGDLRELGELVRLGSAEVSERLSGDLDGLQADILNRLRVEREETIPAQVSRAFVDMRLGFAAVGSTLATVVSILLMFGMLYFGPRSERSDSLAGLMETLGAPSVGSDAGMLLPRSAGAGMVADGVFNEEDAALALSAVVTRGGRLKNLEAVLSEQPTVADRDRVLRLLDQLSRAQFEPARVGGEAIAVRTVWLFAHTTVRGKMPLTPKQSGAPRVQVVMG